One window from the genome of Pyxicephalus adspersus chromosome 6, UCB_Pads_2.0, whole genome shotgun sequence encodes:
- the ZNF207 gene encoding BUB3-interacting and GLEBS motif-containing protein ZNF207 isoform X1, producing the protein MGRKKKKQLKPWCWYCNRDFDDEKILIQHQKAKHFKCHICHKKLYTGPGLAIHCMQVHKETIDAVPNAIPGRTDIELEIYGMEGIPEKDMEERRRMLEQKTQVDGQKKRQDDSDYDDDDDSGPSSSFPPQMQPQQGYMQAMAQPGLHGLTGAPGMPPGIPPLMPAVPPIMPGIPPVMPGMPHGMLPMGSMMHHAPGIPPMMAGLPPGVPPPVGPRPGMPATTPTQQVSAPGVSGLHTPSTSSPAVQSMPKPLFPSAGQMGSPVTSSTTSSSNSETLSAPAKALFPSAAQAHSAVSGPVGTDFKPLNSVAATTTEPPKPTFPAYTQSTMSTTSTTNSTAAKPSTSITSKPATLTTTSATSKLIHPDEDISLEEKRAQHLKYQRNLPRPGQAPIGSMGGSGVGPLGALMAPQPGIPPQQPGMRHPLPPHGQFGAPHQNMSGFHPGAMPPFGQAPPMVPPYQGGPPRPLMGMRPPVMSQGGRY; encoded by the exons ATGggcagaaagaagaagaagcaacTGAAGCCTTGGTGCTG GTACTGTAACAGGGACTTTGACGATGAGAAGATCCTCATTCAACACCAGAAGGCCAAACATTTCAAGTGTCACATTTGTCACAAGAAGTTGTACACTGGGCCTGGCCTGGCTATCCACTGCATGCAG GTTCATAAAGAGACTATAGATGCCGTACCTAATGCCATCCCAGGGCGCACAGACATTGAACTTGAAATTTATGGCATGGAGGGCATTCCTGAGAAGGATATGGAGGAAAGGAGACGCATGCTGGAACAAAAGACACAAG TGGATGGACAGAAAAAGAGACAAGACGACTCAGATTATGATGACGATGATGACTCTGGCCCTTCATCCTCTTTTCCTCCACAGATGCAGCCCCAGCAAGGCTATATGCAAGCCATGGCTCAGCCAGGGCTCCATGGCTTGACAGGTGCTCCTGGCATGCCCCCAG GAATCCCACCACTGATGCCTGCTGTGCCACCAATTATGCCTGGAATTCCCCCAGTCATGCCAGGGATGCCTCATGG GATGTTGCCAATGGGCAGCATGATGCACCATGCCCCAGGAATTCCCCCTATGATGGCCGGCTTACCTCCAG GTGTCCCTCCACCAGTAGGACCTCGGCCCGGTATGCCAGCCACAACACCAACGCAGCAAGTCTCTGCTCCAGGTGTAAGCGGACTTCATACACCCAGTACATCTTCCCCTGCTGTGCAGTCTATGCCTAAGCCACTCTTTCCCAGtgctggacag ATGGGATCACCCGTCACAAGCTCAACTACATCGTCCTCCAATTCGGAGACCCTTTCTGCACCTGCTAAAGCCCTCTTTCCCAGTGCTGCACAA GCGCATTCAGCAGTGTCAGGCCCAGTGGGAACAGACTTCAAACCCTTGAACAGTGTTGCAGCTACGACGACAGAACCTCCTAAACCAACATTTCCCGCTTATACTCAGTCCACCATGTCAACCACTAGCACCACCAATAGCACTGCTGCTAAACCATCTACTTCCATAACAAGTAAGCCTGCTACCCTGACTACTACTAGTGCTACTAGTAAGTTGATCCATCCCGATGAGGATATCTCACTG GAAGAGAAACGTGCCCAGCATCTGAAATACCAGCGTAATCTTCCACGACCGGGCCAGGCTCCTATTGGTAGCATGGGAGGTTCAGGTGTCGGACCTCTAGGAGCTCTCATGGCACCACAGCCAGGAATTCCACCGCAGCAGCCCGGCATGAGGCACCCTTTACCACCTCATG GTCAGTTTGGTGCCCCACATCAGAATATGTCTGGATTCCACCCAGGAGCAATGCCACCCTTTGGACAAGCACCTCCCATGGTTCCACCTTATCAGGGGGGTCCTCCTCGGCCTCTGATGGGAATGCGACCTCCTGTAATGTCTCAAGGTGGCCGCTACTGA
- the ZNF207 gene encoding BUB3-interacting and GLEBS motif-containing protein ZNF207 isoform X3, with protein MGRKKKKQLKPWCWYCNRDFDDEKILIQHQKAKHFKCHICHKKLYTGPGLAIHCMQVHKETIDAVPNAIPGRTDIELEIYGMEGIPEKDMEERRRMLEQKTQVDGQKKRQDDSDYDDDDDSGPSSSFPPQMQPQQGYMQAMAQPGLHGLTGAPGMPPGIPPLMPAVPPIMPGIPPVMPGMPHGMLPMGSMMHHAPGIPPMMAGLPPGVPPPVGPRPGMPATTPTQQVSAPGVSGLHTPSTSSPAVQSMPKPLFPSAGQAHSAVSGPVGTDFKPLNSVAATTTEPPKPTFPAYTQSTMSTTSTTNSTAAKPSTSITSKPATLTTTSATSKLIHPDEDISLEEKRAQHLKYQRNLPRPGQAPIGSMGGSGVGPLGALMAPQPGIPPQQPGMRHPLPPHGQFGAPHQNMSGFHPGAMPPFGQAPPMVPPYQGGPPRPLMGMRPPVMSQGGRY; from the exons ATGggcagaaagaagaagaagcaacTGAAGCCTTGGTGCTG GTACTGTAACAGGGACTTTGACGATGAGAAGATCCTCATTCAACACCAGAAGGCCAAACATTTCAAGTGTCACATTTGTCACAAGAAGTTGTACACTGGGCCTGGCCTGGCTATCCACTGCATGCAG GTTCATAAAGAGACTATAGATGCCGTACCTAATGCCATCCCAGGGCGCACAGACATTGAACTTGAAATTTATGGCATGGAGGGCATTCCTGAGAAGGATATGGAGGAAAGGAGACGCATGCTGGAACAAAAGACACAAG TGGATGGACAGAAAAAGAGACAAGACGACTCAGATTATGATGACGATGATGACTCTGGCCCTTCATCCTCTTTTCCTCCACAGATGCAGCCCCAGCAAGGCTATATGCAAGCCATGGCTCAGCCAGGGCTCCATGGCTTGACAGGTGCTCCTGGCATGCCCCCAG GAATCCCACCACTGATGCCTGCTGTGCCACCAATTATGCCTGGAATTCCCCCAGTCATGCCAGGGATGCCTCATGG GATGTTGCCAATGGGCAGCATGATGCACCATGCCCCAGGAATTCCCCCTATGATGGCCGGCTTACCTCCAG GTGTCCCTCCACCAGTAGGACCTCGGCCCGGTATGCCAGCCACAACACCAACGCAGCAAGTCTCTGCTCCAGGTGTAAGCGGACTTCATACACCCAGTACATCTTCCCCTGCTGTGCAGTCTATGCCTAAGCCACTCTTTCCCAGtgctggacag GCGCATTCAGCAGTGTCAGGCCCAGTGGGAACAGACTTCAAACCCTTGAACAGTGTTGCAGCTACGACGACAGAACCTCCTAAACCAACATTTCCCGCTTATACTCAGTCCACCATGTCAACCACTAGCACCACCAATAGCACTGCTGCTAAACCATCTACTTCCATAACAAGTAAGCCTGCTACCCTGACTACTACTAGTGCTACTAGTAAGTTGATCCATCCCGATGAGGATATCTCACTG GAAGAGAAACGTGCCCAGCATCTGAAATACCAGCGTAATCTTCCACGACCGGGCCAGGCTCCTATTGGTAGCATGGGAGGTTCAGGTGTCGGACCTCTAGGAGCTCTCATGGCACCACAGCCAGGAATTCCACCGCAGCAGCCCGGCATGAGGCACCCTTTACCACCTCATG GTCAGTTTGGTGCCCCACATCAGAATATGTCTGGATTCCACCCAGGAGCAATGCCACCCTTTGGACAAGCACCTCCCATGGTTCCACCTTATCAGGGGGGTCCTCCTCGGCCTCTGATGGGAATGCGACCTCCTGTAATGTCTCAAGGTGGCCGCTACTGA
- the ZNF207 gene encoding BUB3-interacting and GLEBS motif-containing protein ZNF207 isoform X2: MGRKKKKQLKPWCWYCNRDFDDEKILIQHQKAKHFKCHICHKKLYTGPGLAIHCMQVHKETIDAVPNAIPGRTDIELEIYGMEGIPEKDMEERRRMLEQKTQVDGQKKRQDDSDYDDDDDSGPSSSFPPQMQPQQGYMQAMAQPGLHGLTGAPGMPPGIPPLMPAVPPIMPGIPPVMPGMPHGMLPMGSMMHHAPGIPPMMAGLPPVGPRPGMPATTPTQQVSAPGVSGLHTPSTSSPAVQSMPKPLFPSAGQMGSPVTSSTTSSSNSETLSAPAKALFPSAAQAHSAVSGPVGTDFKPLNSVAATTTEPPKPTFPAYTQSTMSTTSTTNSTAAKPSTSITSKPATLTTTSATSKLIHPDEDISLEEKRAQHLKYQRNLPRPGQAPIGSMGGSGVGPLGALMAPQPGIPPQQPGMRHPLPPHGQFGAPHQNMSGFHPGAMPPFGQAPPMVPPYQGGPPRPLMGMRPPVMSQGGRY; encoded by the exons ATGggcagaaagaagaagaagcaacTGAAGCCTTGGTGCTG GTACTGTAACAGGGACTTTGACGATGAGAAGATCCTCATTCAACACCAGAAGGCCAAACATTTCAAGTGTCACATTTGTCACAAGAAGTTGTACACTGGGCCTGGCCTGGCTATCCACTGCATGCAG GTTCATAAAGAGACTATAGATGCCGTACCTAATGCCATCCCAGGGCGCACAGACATTGAACTTGAAATTTATGGCATGGAGGGCATTCCTGAGAAGGATATGGAGGAAAGGAGACGCATGCTGGAACAAAAGACACAAG TGGATGGACAGAAAAAGAGACAAGACGACTCAGATTATGATGACGATGATGACTCTGGCCCTTCATCCTCTTTTCCTCCACAGATGCAGCCCCAGCAAGGCTATATGCAAGCCATGGCTCAGCCAGGGCTCCATGGCTTGACAGGTGCTCCTGGCATGCCCCCAG GAATCCCACCACTGATGCCTGCTGTGCCACCAATTATGCCTGGAATTCCCCCAGTCATGCCAGGGATGCCTCATGG GATGTTGCCAATGGGCAGCATGATGCACCATGCCCCAGGAATTCCCCCTATGATGGCCGGCTTACCTCCAG TAGGACCTCGGCCCGGTATGCCAGCCACAACACCAACGCAGCAAGTCTCTGCTCCAGGTGTAAGCGGACTTCATACACCCAGTACATCTTCCCCTGCTGTGCAGTCTATGCCTAAGCCACTCTTTCCCAGtgctggacag ATGGGATCACCCGTCACAAGCTCAACTACATCGTCCTCCAATTCGGAGACCCTTTCTGCACCTGCTAAAGCCCTCTTTCCCAGTGCTGCACAA GCGCATTCAGCAGTGTCAGGCCCAGTGGGAACAGACTTCAAACCCTTGAACAGTGTTGCAGCTACGACGACAGAACCTCCTAAACCAACATTTCCCGCTTATACTCAGTCCACCATGTCAACCACTAGCACCACCAATAGCACTGCTGCTAAACCATCTACTTCCATAACAAGTAAGCCTGCTACCCTGACTACTACTAGTGCTACTAGTAAGTTGATCCATCCCGATGAGGATATCTCACTG GAAGAGAAACGTGCCCAGCATCTGAAATACCAGCGTAATCTTCCACGACCGGGCCAGGCTCCTATTGGTAGCATGGGAGGTTCAGGTGTCGGACCTCTAGGAGCTCTCATGGCACCACAGCCAGGAATTCCACCGCAGCAGCCCGGCATGAGGCACCCTTTACCACCTCATG GTCAGTTTGGTGCCCCACATCAGAATATGTCTGGATTCCACCCAGGAGCAATGCCACCCTTTGGACAAGCACCTCCCATGGTTCCACCTTATCAGGGGGGTCCTCCTCGGCCTCTGATGGGAATGCGACCTCCTGTAATGTCTCAAGGTGGCCGCTACTGA